A single window of Nicotiana sylvestris chromosome 3, ASM39365v2, whole genome shotgun sequence DNA harbors:
- the LOC104249726 gene encoding exonuclease 1 isoform X1 encodes MGIKDLLRFMKPYVESVHIKKYAGKRVGIDAYSWLHKGAVLSAYSCSMELCLNLEGDKKLQYLNYFMHRINLLRHYKITPVVVFDGGNLPCKSRTEDERHRRRKTNRDQAMLKLKEGNVAGAVELFQRAVSVTPSMAHQLIQILKSENIEFVVAPYEADAQLAYLSSLEEEKSGIVAVISEDSDLLAYGCPAVFFKMDSHGNGQEVELDRVFSSATLVPSFRHFNQDLFTGMCVLAGCDFLPSVPGIGIAKAYNLVSKYRNLDRVWQNYLSLTVNREILPSLATAIAQGSIDPCTMEAFDFFPNMVNHVSTANIKKICGPFSRQQASAQASKDCSFLAISSSKTRKETTVVETKQTSDEQKQCPFMDDRECIEEAVALQNLLCPSISTRKTVGKEKKSQQKEVLKVPDNNPFRKRKVEEIEPDELESVTEQISEVTEVESLEVVCTTPESQRSVESKPIKRIELRKVTNERKVKRSNCQSSENKKNSILNFFSRV; translated from the exons atgGGTATCAAAGATCTCCTCCGGTTCATGAAGCCCTATGTTGAATCGGTCCACATTAAAAAATACGCAGGCAAAAGG GTGGGAATTGATGCGTATTCTTGGCTTCACAAAGGAG CTGTACTTTCAGCATATTCATGTAGTATGGAGCTGTGTCTTAATTTGGAGGGCGACAAGAAATTGCAGTACTTGAATTACTTCATGCACCGAATTAACCTGCTTCGACATTATAAGATTACTCCTGTAGTTGTTTTTGATGGTGGGAACTTACCCTGCAAGTCTCGAACTGAAGATGAAAGGCACAG GAGAAGGAAAACAAATAGAGATCAGGCAATGTTGAAGCTAAAGGAAGGAAATGTTGCTGGCGCTGTCGAGCTCTTCCAG AGGGCAGTGAGTGTCACTCCATCAATGGCACATCAACTCATTCAG ATTCTGAAGTCGGAGAATATAGAGTTTGTTGTAGCACCATATGAAGCTGATGCACAATTAGCCTACTTGTCTAGCCTAGAAGAAGAAAAGAGTGGAATTGTAGCCGTGATTTCTGAAGATAGTGACTTACTGGCATATGGCTGTCCTGCT GTTTTCTTTAAGATGGATTCCCATGGCAATGGTCAAGAAGTGGAACTAGACCGTGTTTTCAGTTCTGCTACTCTCGTTCCTTCATTCAGACATTTCAACCAAGATTTGTTTACAG GCATGTGCGTCTTAGCTGGCTGTGATTTTCTTCCGTCTGTCCCTGGTATAGGAATTGCAAAAGCTTATAATCTGGTCTCCAAGTATCGGAACTTAGATCGA GTATGGCAAAACTATTTATCCTTGACAGTCAATAGAGAAATTCTTCCATCATTGGCAACTGCAATTGCTCAAGGTAGCATAGATCCTTGTACAATGGAGGCCTTCGATTTCTTTCCAAACATGGTAAATCATGTGTCTACTGCAAACATCAAGAAAATTTGCGGTCCATTCTCTCGACAACAGGCATCTGCTCAAGCTTCAAAAGACTGCAGTTTTCTTGCTATTTCTTCTAGTAAAACCAGAAAAGAAACAACAG TGGTGGAGACGAAGCAAACCTCGGATGAACAGAAGCAGTGTCCATTTATGGATGACAGGGAGTGCATAGAGGAAGCAGTAGCTCTTCAAAACTTGCTATGCCCTTCAATATCAACTAGGAAAACGGtcggaaaagagaaaaagagtcaGCAGAAAGAAGTGTTGAAAGTTCCAGATAATAATCCTTTTAGGAAAAGAAAAGTGGAGGAAATTGAGCCAGATGAATTGGAAAGTGTTACTGAACAAATCTCAGAAGTGACTGAGGTTGAAAGCCTGGAAGTTGTATGTACTACTCCAGAATCACAAAGAAGTGTGGAATCTAAGCCGATTAAAAGAATTGAATTAAGAAAAGTTACCAACGAAAGGAAGGTTAAAAGGAGTAATTGCCAAAGTTCAGAAAACAAGAAAAACTCTATACTGAATTTCTTTTCTCGAGTGTAA
- the LOC104249726 gene encoding exonuclease 1 isoform X2, with amino-acid sequence MGIKDLLRFMKPYVESVHIKKYAGKRVGIDAYSWLHKGAYSCSMELCLNLEGDKKLQYLNYFMHRINLLRHYKITPVVVFDGGNLPCKSRTEDERHRRRKTNRDQAMLKLKEGNVAGAVELFQRAVSVTPSMAHQLIQILKSENIEFVVAPYEADAQLAYLSSLEEEKSGIVAVISEDSDLLAYGCPAVFFKMDSHGNGQEVELDRVFSSATLVPSFRHFNQDLFTGMCVLAGCDFLPSVPGIGIAKAYNLVSKYRNLDRVWQNYLSLTVNREILPSLATAIAQGSIDPCTMEAFDFFPNMVNHVSTANIKKICGPFSRQQASAQASKDCSFLAISSSKTRKETTVVETKQTSDEQKQCPFMDDRECIEEAVALQNLLCPSISTRKTVGKEKKSQQKEVLKVPDNNPFRKRKVEEIEPDELESVTEQISEVTEVESLEVVCTTPESQRSVESKPIKRIELRKVTNERKVKRSNCQSSENKKNSILNFFSRV; translated from the exons atgGGTATCAAAGATCTCCTCCGGTTCATGAAGCCCTATGTTGAATCGGTCCACATTAAAAAATACGCAGGCAAAAGG GTGGGAATTGATGCGTATTCTTGGCTTCACAAAGGAG CATATTCATGTAGTATGGAGCTGTGTCTTAATTTGGAGGGCGACAAGAAATTGCAGTACTTGAATTACTTCATGCACCGAATTAACCTGCTTCGACATTATAAGATTACTCCTGTAGTTGTTTTTGATGGTGGGAACTTACCCTGCAAGTCTCGAACTGAAGATGAAAGGCACAG GAGAAGGAAAACAAATAGAGATCAGGCAATGTTGAAGCTAAAGGAAGGAAATGTTGCTGGCGCTGTCGAGCTCTTCCAG AGGGCAGTGAGTGTCACTCCATCAATGGCACATCAACTCATTCAG ATTCTGAAGTCGGAGAATATAGAGTTTGTTGTAGCACCATATGAAGCTGATGCACAATTAGCCTACTTGTCTAGCCTAGAAGAAGAAAAGAGTGGAATTGTAGCCGTGATTTCTGAAGATAGTGACTTACTGGCATATGGCTGTCCTGCT GTTTTCTTTAAGATGGATTCCCATGGCAATGGTCAAGAAGTGGAACTAGACCGTGTTTTCAGTTCTGCTACTCTCGTTCCTTCATTCAGACATTTCAACCAAGATTTGTTTACAG GCATGTGCGTCTTAGCTGGCTGTGATTTTCTTCCGTCTGTCCCTGGTATAGGAATTGCAAAAGCTTATAATCTGGTCTCCAAGTATCGGAACTTAGATCGA GTATGGCAAAACTATTTATCCTTGACAGTCAATAGAGAAATTCTTCCATCATTGGCAACTGCAATTGCTCAAGGTAGCATAGATCCTTGTACAATGGAGGCCTTCGATTTCTTTCCAAACATGGTAAATCATGTGTCTACTGCAAACATCAAGAAAATTTGCGGTCCATTCTCTCGACAACAGGCATCTGCTCAAGCTTCAAAAGACTGCAGTTTTCTTGCTATTTCTTCTAGTAAAACCAGAAAAGAAACAACAG TGGTGGAGACGAAGCAAACCTCGGATGAACAGAAGCAGTGTCCATTTATGGATGACAGGGAGTGCATAGAGGAAGCAGTAGCTCTTCAAAACTTGCTATGCCCTTCAATATCAACTAGGAAAACGGtcggaaaagagaaaaagagtcaGCAGAAAGAAGTGTTGAAAGTTCCAGATAATAATCCTTTTAGGAAAAGAAAAGTGGAGGAAATTGAGCCAGATGAATTGGAAAGTGTTACTGAACAAATCTCAGAAGTGACTGAGGTTGAAAGCCTGGAAGTTGTATGTACTACTCCAGAATCACAAAGAAGTGTGGAATCTAAGCCGATTAAAAGAATTGAATTAAGAAAAGTTACCAACGAAAGGAAGGTTAAAAGGAGTAATTGCCAAAGTTCAGAAAACAAGAAAAACTCTATACTGAATTTCTTTTCTCGAGTGTAA
- the LOC104249726 gene encoding exonuclease 1 isoform X3 — protein sequence MELCLNLEGDKKLQYLNYFMHRINLLRHYKITPVVVFDGGNLPCKSRTEDERHRRRKTNRDQAMLKLKEGNVAGAVELFQRAVSVTPSMAHQLIQILKSENIEFVVAPYEADAQLAYLSSLEEEKSGIVAVISEDSDLLAYGCPAVFFKMDSHGNGQEVELDRVFSSATLVPSFRHFNQDLFTGMCVLAGCDFLPSVPGIGIAKAYNLVSKYRNLDRVWQNYLSLTVNREILPSLATAIAQGSIDPCTMEAFDFFPNMVNHVSTANIKKICGPFSRQQASAQASKDCSFLAISSSKTRKETTVVETKQTSDEQKQCPFMDDRECIEEAVALQNLLCPSISTRKTVGKEKKSQQKEVLKVPDNNPFRKRKVEEIEPDELESVTEQISEVTEVESLEVVCTTPESQRSVESKPIKRIELRKVTNERKVKRSNCQSSENKKNSILNFFSRV from the exons ATGGAGCTGTGTCTTAATTTGGAGGGCGACAAGAAATTGCAGTACTTGAATTACTTCATGCACCGAATTAACCTGCTTCGACATTATAAGATTACTCCTGTAGTTGTTTTTGATGGTGGGAACTTACCCTGCAAGTCTCGAACTGAAGATGAAAGGCACAG GAGAAGGAAAACAAATAGAGATCAGGCAATGTTGAAGCTAAAGGAAGGAAATGTTGCTGGCGCTGTCGAGCTCTTCCAG AGGGCAGTGAGTGTCACTCCATCAATGGCACATCAACTCATTCAG ATTCTGAAGTCGGAGAATATAGAGTTTGTTGTAGCACCATATGAAGCTGATGCACAATTAGCCTACTTGTCTAGCCTAGAAGAAGAAAAGAGTGGAATTGTAGCCGTGATTTCTGAAGATAGTGACTTACTGGCATATGGCTGTCCTGCT GTTTTCTTTAAGATGGATTCCCATGGCAATGGTCAAGAAGTGGAACTAGACCGTGTTTTCAGTTCTGCTACTCTCGTTCCTTCATTCAGACATTTCAACCAAGATTTGTTTACAG GCATGTGCGTCTTAGCTGGCTGTGATTTTCTTCCGTCTGTCCCTGGTATAGGAATTGCAAAAGCTTATAATCTGGTCTCCAAGTATCGGAACTTAGATCGA GTATGGCAAAACTATTTATCCTTGACAGTCAATAGAGAAATTCTTCCATCATTGGCAACTGCAATTGCTCAAGGTAGCATAGATCCTTGTACAATGGAGGCCTTCGATTTCTTTCCAAACATGGTAAATCATGTGTCTACTGCAAACATCAAGAAAATTTGCGGTCCATTCTCTCGACAACAGGCATCTGCTCAAGCTTCAAAAGACTGCAGTTTTCTTGCTATTTCTTCTAGTAAAACCAGAAAAGAAACAACAG TGGTGGAGACGAAGCAAACCTCGGATGAACAGAAGCAGTGTCCATTTATGGATGACAGGGAGTGCATAGAGGAAGCAGTAGCTCTTCAAAACTTGCTATGCCCTTCAATATCAACTAGGAAAACGGtcggaaaagagaaaaagagtcaGCAGAAAGAAGTGTTGAAAGTTCCAGATAATAATCCTTTTAGGAAAAGAAAAGTGGAGGAAATTGAGCCAGATGAATTGGAAAGTGTTACTGAACAAATCTCAGAAGTGACTGAGGTTGAAAGCCTGGAAGTTGTATGTACTACTCCAGAATCACAAAGAAGTGTGGAATCTAAGCCGATTAAAAGAATTGAATTAAGAAAAGTTACCAACGAAAGGAAGGTTAAAAGGAGTAATTGCCAAAGTTCAGAAAACAAGAAAAACTCTATACTGAATTTCTTTTCTCGAGTGTAA
- the LOC104249726 gene encoding exonuclease 1 isoform X5 has product MGIKDLLRFMKPYVESVHIKKYAGKRVGIDAYSWLHKGAYSCSMELCLNLEGDKKLQYLNYFMHRINLLRHYKITPVVVFDGGNLPCKSRTEDERHRRRKTNRDQAMLKLKEGNVAGAVELFQRAVSVTPSMAHQLIQILKSENIEFVVAPYEADAQLAYLSSLEEEKSGIVAVISEDSDLLAYGCPAVFFKMDSHGNGQEVELDRVFSSATLVPSFRHFNQDLFTGMCVLAGCDFLPSVPGIGIAKAYNLVSKYRNLDRVLSILKFEKGDQVPEDYTKSFKEAVAVFHHARMYGKTIYP; this is encoded by the exons atgGGTATCAAAGATCTCCTCCGGTTCATGAAGCCCTATGTTGAATCGGTCCACATTAAAAAATACGCAGGCAAAAGG GTGGGAATTGATGCGTATTCTTGGCTTCACAAAGGAG CATATTCATGTAGTATGGAGCTGTGTCTTAATTTGGAGGGCGACAAGAAATTGCAGTACTTGAATTACTTCATGCACCGAATTAACCTGCTTCGACATTATAAGATTACTCCTGTAGTTGTTTTTGATGGTGGGAACTTACCCTGCAAGTCTCGAACTGAAGATGAAAGGCACAG GAGAAGGAAAACAAATAGAGATCAGGCAATGTTGAAGCTAAAGGAAGGAAATGTTGCTGGCGCTGTCGAGCTCTTCCAG AGGGCAGTGAGTGTCACTCCATCAATGGCACATCAACTCATTCAG ATTCTGAAGTCGGAGAATATAGAGTTTGTTGTAGCACCATATGAAGCTGATGCACAATTAGCCTACTTGTCTAGCCTAGAAGAAGAAAAGAGTGGAATTGTAGCCGTGATTTCTGAAGATAGTGACTTACTGGCATATGGCTGTCCTGCT GTTTTCTTTAAGATGGATTCCCATGGCAATGGTCAAGAAGTGGAACTAGACCGTGTTTTCAGTTCTGCTACTCTCGTTCCTTCATTCAGACATTTCAACCAAGATTTGTTTACAG GCATGTGCGTCTTAGCTGGCTGTGATTTTCTTCCGTCTGTCCCTGGTATAGGAATTGCAAAAGCTTATAATCTGGTCTCCAAGTATCGGAACTTAGATCGA GTTCTTTCCATCTTGAAGTTTGAGAAGGGAGATCAAGTGCCTGAAGATTACACAAAATCATTTAAAGAAGCAGTTGCAGTCTTCCATCATGCTAGAAT GTATGGCAAAACTATTTATCCTTGA
- the LOC104249726 gene encoding exonuclease 1 isoform X4 yields MGIKDLLRFMKPYVESVHIKKYAGKRVGIDAYSWLHKGAVLSAYSCSMELCLNLEGDKKLQYLNYFMHRINLLRHYKITPVVVFDGGNLPCKSRTEDERHRRRKTNRDQAMLKLKEGNVAGAVELFQRAVSVTPSMAHQLIQILKSENIEFVVAPYEADAQLAYLSSLEEEKSGIVAVISEDSDLLAYGCPAVFFKMDSHGNGQEVELDRVFSSATLVPSFRHFNQDLFTGMCVLAGCDFLPSVPGIGIAKAYNLVSKYRNLDRVLSILKFEKGDQVPEDYTKSFKEAVAVFHHARMYGKTIYP; encoded by the exons atgGGTATCAAAGATCTCCTCCGGTTCATGAAGCCCTATGTTGAATCGGTCCACATTAAAAAATACGCAGGCAAAAGG GTGGGAATTGATGCGTATTCTTGGCTTCACAAAGGAG CTGTACTTTCAGCATATTCATGTAGTATGGAGCTGTGTCTTAATTTGGAGGGCGACAAGAAATTGCAGTACTTGAATTACTTCATGCACCGAATTAACCTGCTTCGACATTATAAGATTACTCCTGTAGTTGTTTTTGATGGTGGGAACTTACCCTGCAAGTCTCGAACTGAAGATGAAAGGCACAG GAGAAGGAAAACAAATAGAGATCAGGCAATGTTGAAGCTAAAGGAAGGAAATGTTGCTGGCGCTGTCGAGCTCTTCCAG AGGGCAGTGAGTGTCACTCCATCAATGGCACATCAACTCATTCAG ATTCTGAAGTCGGAGAATATAGAGTTTGTTGTAGCACCATATGAAGCTGATGCACAATTAGCCTACTTGTCTAGCCTAGAAGAAGAAAAGAGTGGAATTGTAGCCGTGATTTCTGAAGATAGTGACTTACTGGCATATGGCTGTCCTGCT GTTTTCTTTAAGATGGATTCCCATGGCAATGGTCAAGAAGTGGAACTAGACCGTGTTTTCAGTTCTGCTACTCTCGTTCCTTCATTCAGACATTTCAACCAAGATTTGTTTACAG GCATGTGCGTCTTAGCTGGCTGTGATTTTCTTCCGTCTGTCCCTGGTATAGGAATTGCAAAAGCTTATAATCTGGTCTCCAAGTATCGGAACTTAGATCGA GTTCTTTCCATCTTGAAGTTTGAGAAGGGAGATCAAGTGCCTGAAGATTACACAAAATCATTTAAAGAAGCAGTTGCAGTCTTCCATCATGCTAGAAT GTATGGCAAAACTATTTATCCTTGA